The following are encoded together in the Pungitius pungitius chromosome 7, fPunPun2.1, whole genome shotgun sequence genome:
- the cp gene encoding ceruloplasmin, with amino-acid sequence MQRLVSRGVLLLFCAAVCVSGMRREYFLKIEEVSWNYAPSGMNIIQNRTLQEDEEASVFLKRGPQRIGPTYKKAVYKQYSDTTYRMEVTKATWLGYLGPVLMAEEGDTVIVQLKNAATRPYSIHSHGLNYSKGNEGALYPDSTGPELKRDDSVAPGTTVTYEWTLPESHSPTSEDGDCLTRFYHSHVSTPKDIASGLVGPLIICKKGTLDRHRDSSGDLYALLFMVSDENFSWYLDENIRTYITNPATGLKEDEDFIESNKMHGINGFLYGNLPGLSMCQGNKIHWHMIGLGNEVDMHSVHFHGQILTAQNHHTDTVSLFPASSITAEMVADNPGHWLLTCTVNDHLMAGMQAIFEIKKCFPNVHKPRPHGELRTFFIAAEEEVWDYAPTPPTDGEADMFVTRGPNRIGSRYKKVRYGEYTDITFTTKMLRSPEEQHLGILGPVLRAEEGDTVKVVFKNKASRPYSIQPHGVQYSVEQDGTLYHNELEESYTEKKLRELKKEPRVVTPPPAALVKPGTMYTYEWMVPLRAGPVPGEADCLTYLYYSGVDPVKDTSSGLVGPLLICRPGSLKKGVQKHYQKEFHLLATVFDENLSWYLDDNIRSLTAAPGRPAVNKEDEGFIQSNRMHAINGFVYRNLPGLTMCKADMVSWHVSGLGTETDIISLYFQGNRVIYRQNRRDTISVFPHISRTVTMEPDSMGQFEVVSATVNHYRGGMRANYTVAKCSIFQRQSELMIHSKTYYIAAIEVDWDYSPNRTWEAEMFRGQQSPASVFLNQQGGFIGSRYKKVVYRQFTSNRFTKIVERPADMEHLGIMGPMIHADLGDKVTVVFKNMASRPYSIHAHGVKTDIPDVPLTQPGETHSYHWYVTKNAGPTNAQEQCSVSAYYSTADVVKDMYSGLIGPLVICRRSWPRMFGMEKEIEEFALLFLVFDENESWYLDENIRTHIRNPRPNLKEDETFIESNKMHAINGYMYANLNGLNMEVGDKVYWYLMGMGNEVDIHTAHWHGHSVEYKLGGEAHRTDVYELFPATFQTVKMRPLYPGNWLFHCHVTDHITGGMEAIYTVTEKAKKKRFFG; translated from the exons ATGCAGCGGCTGGTATCGAGaggagtgctgctgctgttttgtgcAGCAGTATGTGTGTCCGGGATGAGGCGAGAGTACTTCCTCAAGATAGAGGAGGTGTCTTGGAACTATGCTCCAAGTGGGATGAACATAATCCAAAACCGCACACTGCAGGAGGATGA agaaGCCTCCGTCTTTCTGAAGCGAGGCCCCCAGCGTATCGGCCCCACCTACAAGAAGGCTGTGTATAAGCAATACAGCGACACCACCTACAGGATGGAGGTGACGAAGGCGACCTGGCTGGGCTACCTGGGGCCCGTGTTGATGGCCGAGGAGGGAGACACGGTCATTGTCCAACTGAAGAACGCGGCCACCAGACCTTACAGCATCCACTCGCATGGACTCAACTACAGCAAGGGCAACGAGG GAGCCCTTTACCCAGACAGCACCGGTCCAGAGCTGAAGCGCGACGACTCGGTGGCTCCTGGTACCACAGTGACATATGAGTGGACCCTTCCAGAGAGCCACAGCCCGACATCGGAGGACGGCGACTGCTTGACCAGATTCTACCACTCCCACGTCAGCACACCAAAAGACATTGCCTCAGGGCTAGTAGGACCCCTCATTATCTGCAAGAAAG GAACTCTGGACCGCCATCGAGATAGCTCAGGAGATCTGTACGCGCTGCTCTTCATGGTGTCCGATGAGAACTTCAGCTGGTACCTGGACGAAAACATCAGGACGTACATTACGAATCCTGCAACTGGCCTGAAGGAGGACGAAGATTTCATAGAGAGCAACAAAATGCACG GTATAAATGGTTTTCTGTATGGTAACCTGCCTGGACTGAGCATGTGCCAAGGCAACAAGATCCACTGGCATATGATTGGCTTAGGCAATGAG GTGGACATGCATTCAGTTCATTTCCACGGCCAGATCCTGACCGCTCAGAACCACCACACAGACACGGTCAGCCTTTTCCCTGCGTCCAGCATTACAGCTGAGATGGTGGCTGACAACCCTGGACACTGGCTGTTGACCTGCACTGTCAATGACCATTTGATGG ctgGAATGCAGGCTATATTTGAGATCAAGAAGTGTTTTCCCAATGTCCACAAGCCCCGGCCGCACGGGGAGCTCAGAACTTTCTTCATCGCCGCTGAAGAGGAGGTCTGGGACTACGCTCCCACGCCGCCCACTGATGG TGAAGCAGATATGTTTGTAACCAGAGGTCCAAACCGTATTGGAAGCCGCTATAAGAAGGTCCGCTATGGGGAGTACACTGACATTACCTTCACAACAAAGATGCTACGCAGCCCAGAAGAGCAGCACCTTGGAATTCTGG GTCCTGTGCTGCGCGCTGAAGAAGGGGACACTGTCAAAGTGGTGTTCAAGAACAAAGCCAGCCGGCCTTACAGCATACAGCCGCACGGTGTTCAATACAGCGTAGAACAAGATGGGACGCTGTATCACAACGAACTGGAAG AGTCCTACACAGAAAAGAAACTGCGGGAGTTAAAGAAGGAGCCAA GAGTGGTCACCCCTCCCCCAGCTGCTTTGGTCAAACCCGGGACGATGTACACCTATGAATGGATGGTCCCATTGCGTGCTGGTCCAGTCCCAGGGGAGGCTGACTGTCTGACCTATCTGTACTACTCTGGAGTGGACCCTGTTAAAGACACCAGCTCTGGACTGGTTGGACCGCTCCTTATCTGTCGTCCTGGGTCACTGAAAAAGGGAGTACAG AAACACTATCAGAAAGAGTTCCACCTCTTGGCCACCGTGTTTGATGAGAACCTGAGCTGGTACCTGGACGACAACATTAGGTCCTTGACCGCTGCTCCCGGGAGGCCTGCTGTTAACAAGGAGGACGAGGGCTTTATTCAAAGCAACAGGATGCATG CGATCAACGGCTTTGTGTATAGAAACCTCCCAGGACTGACCATGTGTAAGGCGGATATGGTATCGTGGCACGTGTCAGGACTGGGTACAGAGACGGACATCATCAGTCTTTACTTCCAAGGAAACCGCGTCATCTACCGCCAGAACAGACGAGACACTATTAGCGTCTTCCCTCACATCTCACGCACCGTCACTATGGAGCCAGACAGCATGG GTCAGTTTGAAGTGGTGTCCGCCACAGTGAACCATTACCGTGGTGGGATGAGAGCCAACTACACGGTAGCCAAGTGCAGCATCTTCCAGCGTCAGAGTGAACTTATGATCCACTCAAAAACCTACTACATTGCTGCCATAGAGGTGGACTGGGACTACTCTCCAAACCGCACGTGGGAGGCTGAGATGTTCCGCGGTCAGCAGAG ccccgCTTCTGTCTTCCTGAACCAGCAGGGTGGGTTCATAGGCTCCCGTTATAAGAAGGTGGTCTACCGCCAGTTCACCAGTAACAGGTTCACCAAAATTGTGGAAAGACCAGCTGATATGGAACACCTGGGCATCATGG GTCCAATGATTCATGCGGATTTGGGGGACAAGGTGACGgtggtttttaaaaacatgGCGTCCAGGCCTTATTCCATCCACGCCCATGGAGTTAAGACAGATATCCCGGATGTTCCTCTCACCCAACCAG GTGAGACTCACTCCTACCACTGGTACGTCACAAAGAATGCAGGACCGACCAATGCGCAGGAGCAGTGCTCTGTGTCAGCATACTACTCCACTGCTGATGTTGTCAAG GACATGTACAGCGGTCTGATTGGTCCGTTGGTGATCTGTCGCCGTAGTTGGCCCAG GATGTTTGGTATGGAGAAGGAGATTGAGGAGTTTGCGTTGCTTTTCCTGGTTTTCGATGAGAATGAAAGTTG GTATCTGGATGAAAATATCAGGACCCACATCAGGAACCCTCGCCCAAATTTGAAGGAGGATGAAACCTTTATAGAGAGCAACAAGATGCATG CCATTAATGGTTATATGTATGCAAATCTGAATGGTTTAAACATGGAGGTGGGTGATAAGGTGTACTGGTACCTGATGGGAATGGGCAATGAAGTGGACATACACACCGCACACTGGCATGGACACAGTGTGGAATATAAG CTGGGCGGAGAGGCTCATCGTACGGATGTCTACGAGCTGTTTCCAGCAACCTTTCAA ACTGTAAAGATGCGTCCCCTGTATCCTGGTAACTGGCTTTTCCACTGTCACGTCACTGACCACATCACAGGTGGCATGGAGGCGATATATACTGTCACTGAGAAAG CAAAGAAGAAGCGTTTCTTTGGCTGA
- the LOC134132166 gene encoding uncharacterized protein LOC134132166: protein MDRVLTWKVRATTAIGHQETIRDTPRVRVSDGSSGSFTSQSRQTVKLPKLMITKYDGEISQWQEFWSQYETAIHRNEVLCKTDKFTYLRSYLTGAAARTIAGLTMTDANYDAAIELLQSRFGRKDIVISAHMSKLLNLNPVKRSSDVTALRHLYDECEIQIRSLESLGVQSDTYGCLLCPVLLQLIPEDIALAYTRQPNATNEWKVPELIQFLQNEVQSRERALQLTRPGHASKDPSPQHKNVGKPSYACDKPRKWSVPSATALHTASAVPRTCVYCDSSDHKPENCSDHTISLAEKDKDAVRFLWMHGPPTKDCKNEVCVLRMNRVVFGVSPSPFLLAATIRKHLKLFDTEQPKAAQILSDSLYVDDFISSSPTVQEALHVTTTAKDILAQAGMDLCKWVTNSPDLRAMWKETGVELTGDTESCGNVLKVLGLVWRPERDDFVFDQKGLIDILRDKENTKRSVLQTSARIFDPIGFLTPFTIRVKCLFQEMWERGLSWDEPLPIDLTEKWEQWCMELPLLHLMAIPRWYHIEIQQESHTVKLHVYCDASEKAYSAVAYLQGKNKQGETVTSFVASKSRVAPLKKMTLPRLELMGALIGARLGHSFLKPLNMEKSQLQMWTDSMITLHWIRSSAQRWKPFVANRVTEIQGLTNPETWSHCAGKMNPADLPTRGQHAQSLIESQLWWSGPASLSTAERELDIDDDNVVNEVNTELKSKYQTVVQFTSAEQTVPLLNLERYGRLKTVLRITAWVKRFVTNTRSCQRVQGELTSEELIAAEMYWVKATQERCFSSEISQLKSKLNVKRDSKIKDLKPFLDENGLLSVGGRLQHSDFSFREQHPWVLPTNHKYSELLVHSCHEKVMHSGVRDTLIQLREHYWILRGRQLVKRIVSSCYICRKLKVKAAKQITAPLPRDRVTESPPFEVTGVDFAGPLYVRSKGQPVKAYITLFTCAVTRAVHLELVSDQTTENFLLALKRFIARRGLCKIIYSDNAKTFKRADKDLKELWQNIKGSKLTEFFTEKGITWKFIAERAAWWGGFW from the exons ATGGACCGCGTTCTCACTTGGAAGGTTCGCGCCACCACCGCCATCGGGCATCAGGAAACCATCAGAGACACCCCGAGAGTGCGCGTGAGCGATGGGAGCAGCGGTTCATTTACATCACAGTCCAGACAAACTGTTAAACTTCCTAAGCTAATGATAACAAAGTACGATGGTGAAATAAGCCAGTGGCAGGAATTCTGGTCACAATATGAAACAGCTATTCACAGAAATGAGGTACTATGCAAGACAGACAAGTTTACTTACCTCAGATCCTACCTGACTGGAGCAGCTGCTAGAACTATTGCAGGGCTTACAATGACAGATGCCAACTACGATGCTGCAATAGAGTTACTCCAGAGCCGCTTTGGGAGAAAGGACATTGTGATAAGTGCCCATATGTCCAAATTACTGAACTTAAACCCTGTTAAAAGATCTTCCGATGTTACAGCTTTGAGGCACTTGTATGATGAATGTGAGATCCAGATACGCAGTTTGGAGTCACTTGGAGTCCAGAGTGACACGTACGGCTGCCTGCTTTGTCCAGTGCTACTGCAGCTCATTCCGGAGGACATCGCACTCGCCTACACCCGCCAACCAAACGCGACCAACGAATGGAAGGTGCCAGAGTTGATTCAGTTTCTACAAAATGAGGTGCAAAGCAGAGAACGAGCGCTTCAGCTTACAAGACCAGGCCATGCATCGAAGGATCCAAGCCCACAACACAAGAATGTGGGTAAGCCATCCTACGCCTGCGATAAACCCAGAAAGTGGAGTGTCCCGTCAGCGACCGCCTTGCACACCGCCAGTGCCGTGCCCCGGACCTGTGTGTATTGTGACAGTAGCGACCACAAACCAGAGAACTGTTCCGACCATACA ATTTCCCTCGCAGAAAAGGATAAAGATGCTGTtaggttcctgtggatgcaTGGACCTCCGACCAAAGACTGCAAGAATGAGGTATGTGTCCTGAGAATGAACAGAGTGGTTTTCGGAGTGTCTCCCAGCCCATTCCTGCTTGCTGCCACCATCAGAAAACACCTCAAACTATTTGACACAGAACAACCAAAGGCAGCACAGATCCTCAGTGACTCTCTGTATGTAGATGACTTTATTTCAAGCTCACCTACTGTGCAGGAAGCTCTACATGTGACAACGACAGCAAAGGACATTCTCGCTCAGGCAGGTATGGACCTCTGCAAATGGGTTACCAACTCACCTGACCTGAGAGCCATGTGGAAGGAGACTGGAGTAGAGTTGACTGGAGATACAGAGTCCTGTGGAAACGTGCTCAAAGTGCTAGGACTCGTTTGGAGACCAGAGAgagatgattttgtgtttgatCAAAAGGGACTCATTGACATTTTAcgggacaaagaaaacacaaagagaagtgTTCTACAAACATCGGCTCGCATATTTGACCCCATTGGGTTTCTCACTCCCTTTACTATCAGAGTGAAGTGCCTATTCCAAGAAATGTGGGAGAGAGGGCTCAGTTGGGATGAACCATTACCCATTGATTTGACTGAAAAATGGGAACAGTGGTGTATGGAGCTACCACTGCTCCACCTGATGGCTATTCCCAGGTGGTACCACATTGAGATCCAGCAAGAGTCACACACGGTAAAGTTGCATGTCTACTGTGACGCAAGTGAAAAGGCTTACAGTGCTGTGGCATATCtacaaggaaaaaacaaacaaggagagaCTGTTACAAGCTTTGTGGCCTCTAAGTCGCGAGTCGCACCcctaaagaaaatgacattacCTCGCCTGGAGCTTATGGGTGCACTTATTGGAGCAAGATTAGGACACAGTTTTCTCAAACCACTGAACATGGAGAAGAGCCAACTTCAAATGTGGACGGACTCGATGATCACTCTTCACTGGATCCGCAGCTCAGCCCAGCGGTGGAAGCCCTTTGTGGCCAACAGAGTGACTGAAATACAAGGGCTCACAAACCCGGAGACGTGGTCCCACTGTGCTGGTAAAATGAATCCTGCTGACTTACCTACACGAGGTCAGCATGCACAGAGTCTTATTGAGAGCCAGTTGTGGTGGAGCGGACCAGCTTCACTGTCCACAGCTGAAAGGGAGCTGGACATTGATGATGACAATGTGGTGAATGAGGTAAACACTGAACTGAAATCTAAGTATCAGACTGTTGTACAATTCACTAGCGCTGAACAAACGGTACCTCTGTTGAACTTAGAAAGGTACGGCAGGCTTAAGACTGTGTTAAGAATCACTGCATGGGTAAAACGCTTTGTAACTAACACAAGGTCTTGTCAAAGGGTTCAGGGAGAGTTAACCTCAGAAGAGCTGATTGCAGCTGAAATGTACTGGGTAAAGGCTACGCAAGAGCGTTGTTTTAGCTCTGAAATATCCCAGCTAAAGTCAAAACTAAATGTGAAAAGAGACTCTAAAATCAAAGACTTGAAACCATTCTTAGATGAAAATGGTCTGCTAAGTGTTGGGGGAAGACTACAGCACTCTGATTTTAGTTTCAGAGAACAGCACCCCTGGGTACTACCAACAAATCACAAGTACTCTGAGCTATTGGTTCATTCATGTCATGAAAAGGTGATGCATTCTGGTGTACGAGATACACTGATTCAACTCAGAGAACATTACTGGATTTTGAGAGGGAGACAGCTTGTAAAACGCATTGTTTCAAGTTGTTACATTTGCAGAAAACTTAAGGTTAAAGCAGCAAAGCAGATTACCGCTCCTTTACCTCGAGATAGAGTAACTGAGTCACCTCCTTTTGAAGTTACAGGTGTAGATTTTGCAGGACCCTTGTATGTTAGATCTAAGGGGCAACCAGTAAAGGCATACATCACGCTGTTTACATGTGCAGTAACGAGAGCAGTACATTTGGAGTTGGTTTCAGATCAGACTACAGAGAACTTTCTACTAGCCTTAAAGCGATTCATTGCAAGACGAGGGCTATGTAAGATCATTTACTCTGATAATGCGAAAACATTCAAAAGAGCAGACAAAGATTTAAAGGAGTTATGGCAAAACATTAAAGGTTCAAAGCTCACAGAGTTTTTTACTGAGAAAGGGATCACCTGGAAGTTCATTGCTGAGCGGGCTGCCTGGTGGGGGGGCTTCTGGTAA